Proteins encoded in a region of the Cyclopterus lumpus isolate fCycLum1 chromosome 23, fCycLum1.pri, whole genome shotgun sequence genome:
- the tymp gene encoding thymidine phosphorylase: MASIPDLIKKKRDGGALSDEEIRTFVHAVATDAIEESQIGAMLMAIWLKGMVQEEIETLTREMMSSGEVMSWPEEWAGLMVDKHSTGGVGDKVSLVLAPALAACGCKVPMISGRGLAHTGGTLDKLESIPGFNVHQSAAQILVILRSVGCCIVGQTETLVPADRVLYARRDTTSTVDSLPLIAGSIISKKGAESLSALVLDVKFGLAALYKDLDGAKELAQLLVKVGNALGVRTAALLSRMDAPIGRYVGNSLEVIESLETLKGRGPDDLMELVTTLGGLLLEMTGLASDLSEGRRQISDAVIGGAALSKFQAMMQAQGVANETARSLCSAHTDYYGVLRRSEHQMELKTPADGVVVDVAGLTLAEVLHKLGAGRSSVGGPVNHSVGAELLVSLGQRVKKGESWLRLHYEVPVPSPDQINRLQSGLTLGSRDHDTPTRTLVEELLFQ; this comes from the exons ATGGCGTCCATCCCAGATCTGAtcaagaagaagagagacggaggagcGCTGAGTGACGAGGAGATCCGAACCTTCGTTCACGCCGTCGCCACCGACGCCATCGAAGAGAGTCAGATAG GGGCCATGCTGATGGCCATCTGGCTGAAGGGAATGGTCCAGGAGGAGATCGAGACCCTGACCAGGGAGATGATGTCATCGGGGGAAGTGATGTCGTGGCCAGAGGAGTGGGCGGGGCTAATGGTTGACAAACACTCAACGGGAGGCGTGGGAGATAAAGTCAGTCTGGTGTTGGCGCCGGCGCTCGCTGCCTGCGGCTGTAAG gtgccGATGATCAGTGGGCGGGGCTTGGCTCACacaggaggaactctggacAAGCTGGAGTCGATTCCAGGTTTCAACGTCCACCAATCAGCAGCTCAG ATCCTGGTGATCCTGCGCTCAGTGggctgttgcattgtgggtcagACGGAGACGTTGGTCCCGGCAGATCGAGTCCTGTACGCTCGGCGGGACACGACCAGCACCGTAGACAGCCTCCCACTCATTGCTG GCTCCATCATCTCAAAGAAAGGGGCGGAGTCTCTGTCCGCTCTGGTTCTGGATGTGAAGTTTGGACTCGCTGCTCTTTATAAAGACCTGGACGGCGCTAAAGAACTCGCCCAGTTATTA GTGAAGGTGGGCAACGCTCTGGGTGTTCGCACGGCGGCGCTCCTCAGCAGGATGGACGCTCCGATTGGTCGATACGTGGGCAACAGTCTGGAGGTGATCGAGTCTCTGGAGACGCTGAAGGGGAGAGGACCCGACGACCTCATGGAGCTGGTCACAACTCTGG GCGGCCTCTTGCTGGAGATGACTGGCTTGGCGTCCGACCTATCAGAGGGAAGAAGGCAGATTTCTGacgctgtgattggtggagcgGCTCTGTCCAAGTTCCAGGCCATGATGCAGGCTCAGGGCGTGGCCAATGAGACGGCTCGGTCGCTATGCTCCGCCCACACAGACTACTACGGTGTCCTTAGAAGGTCTGAGCACCAGATGGAACTGAAGACGCCTGCAGATG GTGTCGTCGTGGATGTCGCTGGTTTGACGTTGGCCGAAGTTCTTCATAAATTGGGGGCGGGACGATCGAGCGTCGgaggacctgtcaatcacagcgtAGGGGCGGAGCTACTGGTGTCGCTCGGTCAGAGGGTCAagaaag GTGAATCCTGGCTGCGGCTCCACTACGAGGTTCCGGTTCCGAGTCCAGACCAGATCAATCGACTGCAGAGCGGTCTGACTCTGGGGTCACGTGACCACGACACGCCAACACGGACTTTAGTGGAAGAGCTCCTGTTTCAGTGA
- the lsm8 gene encoding LSM8 homolog, U6 small nuclear RNA associated: protein MSTALESYINRTVAIVTSDGRMIVGTLKGFDQTINLILDESHERVFSSSQGVEQVVLGLYIVRGDNVAVIGEIDEETDSNLDLGNIRAEPLNSVAH from the exons ATGTCCACCGCGCTGGAGAGCTACATCAACC gtaCAGTGGCCATCGTCACTTCAGACGGGAGAATGATTGTG ggcaCTCTGAAGGGTTTCGATCAAACCATCAACCTGATCTTGGACGAGAGCCACGAGCGGGTGTTCAGCTCCAGTCAGGGGGTGGAGCAGGTGGTGCTGGGGCTCTACATCGTCAGAGGAGACAACGT ggcTGTTATCGGAGAGATCGACGAGGAGACGGACTCCAACCTGGATTTAGGAAACATCCGAGCCGAGCCGCTCAACTCTGTGGCCCActga
- the grip1 gene encoding glutamate receptor-interacting protein 1 isoform X2, which yields MPGWKKNIPACLQPDQEGDEGPYGKHSAGSRPPDGALAIRRQSIPDEFRGCSVVELMKKEGTTLGLTVSGGIDKDGKPRVSNLRQGGIAARSDQLNVGDYIRAVNGINLSKFRHDEIISLLKNVGERVVLEVEYELPPVSVQGSGVVFKNVEVTLHKDGNSFGFVIRGGAHEDRNKSRPIVITTIRSGGPADREGTVKPGDRLLSIDGIRLHGSTLTEGMSILKQCGQEATLLLEYDVSVMDSVATASGPLLVEVAKVTGSSLGVALSTSMFCSKQVIVIDKVKPASIADRCGALHAGDHILSVDGKSMEFCSLAEATQLLSASCQTVRMEILPQHQARPALNAPQHALSHSFSPGSMSAYSLSSLNMSTLPRNMYPTSPRGTLMRRKAKKKDFKSSLSLASSTVGLAGQVVHTETTEVALLGDGIMGFGLQLQGGVFATETLSSPPLIAYIDPDSPAERCGILQIGDRILSINGVPTEDSTLEETNQLLRDSSITAQLTLEIEFDVAESVIPSSGTFHVKLPKKPGVELGITISSPSNRKPGDPLIISDIKKGSVAHRTGTLELGDKLLAIDNIRVESCSMEEAVQILQQCEELVKLKIRKDEDNSDEQEVSGNIIYTVELQRYGGPLGITISGTEEPFDPIIISSLSKGGLAERTGAIHVGDRILAINSSSLKGKPLSEAISLLQQAGETVTLKIKKQGDLSSPKSCMIGAGLGTGAGLVHEHQDGVDEPIVMVAPLSSQRVFSTLPSVDSAVESWDGSNMDSSFTAPAPPFQSSPYSFHEWRNAKTTNSQSASSARQRANPLSDLGLSDDDWDHPPLGGFTVGHDGTEPDQEENFWSQALEDLETCGQSGILRELEATIMSGSTLSLNHDPAPLRSTLGRQASFQERSNSKPQVTNRSNTLPSDPQRRAFAMRKMRQEVNEILNQNPVELHKLTLEKVSDLEDFGFSVSDGMLDRGVYVNNIRPGGPAERGGLRTYDRLLQINHVRTRDFDCCLVVPLIAESPNHLELVISRNPASSSLLANHTDGHSPQPIGSDMGPSEYSIGHEEDGGPIKWSQPGDGLGAGLGMGQVNNKSV from the exons ATGAGGGGCCGTACGGCAAACACTCCGCCGGGTCGAGACCTCCAGATGGAGCGCTGGCCATCAGGAGGCAGAGCATACCAG ACGAGTTCCGGGGCTGCTCGGTGGTGGAGCTGATGAAGAAGGAGGGCACGACGCTCGGACTGACGGTCTCAGGCGGCATCGACAAAGACGGGAAGCCGCGGGTTTCAAACCTGCGACAGGGAGGCATCGCCGCCAG GAGCGACCAGCTGAACGTGGGCGACTACATCCGAGCCGTGAACGGCATCAACCTGTCCAAGTTCAGACACGACGAGATCATCAGTCTGCTGAAGAACGTCGGGGAGCGAGTCGTCCTGGAGGTCGAGTACGAGCTACCGCCGGTCT CGGTGCAGGGGTCAGGGGTCGTGTTCAAGAACGTAGAGGTCACGCTTCACAAAGACGGGAACAGCTTCGGCTTCGTCATCAGAG gtgggGCCCATGAAGACAGGAACAAGTCACGTCCAATCGTCATAACAACCATCAGGTCTGGCGGTCCGGCTGACAG agaaGGAACCGTGAAGCCGGGGGACCGGTTGCTCAGCATCGACGGGATCCGTCTCCATGGCAGCACGCTAACGGAGGGCATGAGCATCCTGAAGCAGTGCGGACAGGAAGCCACGCTGCTGCTGGAGTACGACGTCTCCGTAATGG ATTCGGTCGCCACGGCGTCGGGGCCGCTGCTGGTAGAGGTTGCCAAGGTGACGGGCTCCAGTCTGGGCGTGGCTCTGTCCACCTCCATGTTCTGCAGCAAGCAGGTCATCGTCATCGACAAGGTCAAACCAGCCAGCATAGCAGACAG ATGTGGTGCTCTACATGCAGGAGATCACATTCTGTCTGTTGACGGGAAGTCGATGGAGTTTTGTTCTCTggctgaagccactcagctgctttctgcctcctgtCAGACCGTCCGCATGGAGATCCTGCCTCAACACCAAGCCCGACCggccctgaacgcaccacagcACG ctctcaGCCACTCGTTCTCTCCCGGCTCCATGTCGGCCTACAGTCTCTCGTCCCTCAACATGAGCACGCTGCCCCGGAACATGTATCCCACGAGTCCACGGGGCACGCTGATGAGGAGGAAGGCCAAGAAGAAGGACTTCAAGAGCTCCT tgTCTCTTGCGTCCAGCACAGTGGGTCTCGCCGGTCAGGTCGTTCACACAGAAACCACAGAGGTGGCGTTGCTAGGCGACGGCATCATGGGGTTTGGCCTGCAGCTTCAGGGCGGAGTCTTCGCCACGGAAACGCTCTCCTCGCCGCCGCTCATCGCCTACATCGACCCCGACAGCCCGGCGGAGAG atgtggtATCCTGCAGATCGGGGACAGGATCTTGTCCATAAATGGAGTTCCTACTGAAGACTCGACTCTGGAAGAAACCAATCAGCTGCTCAGAGACTCGTCCATCACGGCTCAGCTCACGCTGGAGATCGAGTTCGACGTTGCcg AGTCGGTCATTCCCAGTTCTGGAACGTTTCACGTGAAGCTGCCAAAGAAACCCGGAGTGGAGCTGGGGATCACCATCAGCT ctccGTCCAACAGGAAACCAGGTGACCCTCTGATCATCTCTGACATCAAGAAAGGCAGCGTagcacacag gacgGGGACCCTGGAGCTGGGGGACAAGCTGCTGGCCATCGATAACATCCGGGTGGAGAGCTGCTCGATGGAGGAAGCCGTTCAGATCCTTCAGCAATGTGAAGAACTCGTGAAGCTGAAGATCCGAAAAGACGAAGACAACTCTG ATGAACAAGAAGTCTCCGGTAACATCATCTACACGGTGGAGCTGCAGCGGTACGGAGGCCCGCTGGGAATCACCATCTCAGGCACCGAGGAGCCCTTTGACCCCATCATCATCTCCTCGCTGAGCAAGGGGGGGCTGGCCGAGAG gaccGGGGCGATCCATGTCGGGGACCGTATCCTGGCcatcaacagcagcagcctGAAGGGGAAACCTCTGAGCGAAGCCATCAGTCTGCTGCAACAAGCAGGAGAGACGGTCACACTGAAGATCAAGAAGCAGGGAGatt TGTCGAGCCCAAAGTCGTGTATGATTGGTGCAGGCCTTGGgacgggggcggggcttgtccACGAGCATCAGGACGGGGTGGACGAGCCCATCGTCATGGTGGCGCCTCTGTCGAGCCAGCGGGTGTTCAGCACGCTGCCGTCTGTGGACAGCGCCGTGGAGTCCTGGGACGGGTCCAACATGGACAGCAGCTTCACCGCGCCGG ctccGCCGTTTCAGTCGTCTCCGTACAGTTTCCACGAGTGGCGCAACGCCAAGACGAccaacagccaatcagcttCCTCCGCCCGCCAGCGAGCCAATCCGCTGTCAGATCTGGGCCTGAGCGACGACGACTGGGACCACCCACCGCTCGGAGG gtTCACTGTAGGACACGATGGGACAGAACCGGACCAGGAGGAGAACTTCTGGTCTCAGGCTCTGGAGGATCTGGAGACCTGCGGCCAGAGTGGCATCCTCCGAGAGCTGGAG GCAACCATCATGTCCGGCTCCACCCTCAGTCTGAACCATGACCCCGCCCCCCTGCGCAGCACGCTGGGACGCCAGGCGAGCTTCCAGGAACGCAGCAACTCCAAACCGCAG GTGACCAACCGTTCCAACACCTTGCCCTCTGACCCCCAGCGCCGAGCCTTCGCCATGAGGAAGATGAGGCAGGAAGTGAATGAGATCCTGAACCAGAACCCTGTGGAACTCCACAAG CTGACTCTGGAGAAGGTCTCCGATCTGGAGGACTTCGGGTTCAGTGTTTCTGACGGTATGTTGGACCGCGGCGTCTACGTCAACAACATCCGACCGGGGGGCCCGGCGGAGCGGGGCGGGCTCCGAACCTACGACCGACTACTACAG ATCAACCACGTGAGGACCCGGGACTTCGACTGCTGCCTCGTCGTCCCGCTGATCGCCGAGTCCCCGAACCATCTGGAGCTCGTCATCAGCCGAaaccccgcctcctcctcgctgctggCCAATCACACTGACGGCCACTCCCCTCAGCCAATCGGTAGCGATATGGGACCTTCGGAGTACTCGATTGGCCATGAAGAAGATGGCGGTCCGATCAAGTGGAGCCAACCGGGAGACGggctgggggcggggcttgggATGGGCCAGGTGAATAATAAATCCGTATAG
- the grip1 gene encoding glutamate receptor-interacting protein 1 isoform X1, with protein MPGWKKNIPACLQPDQEGDEGPYGKHSAGSRPPDGALAIRRQSIPDEFRGCSVVELMKKEGTTLGLTVSGGIDKDGKPRVSNLRQGGIAARSDQLNVGDYIRAVNGINLSKFRHDEIISLLKNVGERVVLEVEYELPPVSVQGSGVVFKNVEVTLHKDGNSFGFVIRGGAHEDRNKSRPIVITTIRSGGPADREGTVKPGDRLLSIDGIRLHGSTLTEGMSILKQCGQEATLLLEYDVSVMDSVATASGPLLVEVAKVTGSSLGVALSTSMFCSKQVIVIDKVKPASIADRCGALHAGDHILSVDGKSMEFCSLAEATQLLSASCQTVRMEILPQHQARPALNAPQHVKVQRSPRTLPWETGGSAPILPPYHYNTYHPDQSASRSHNRHTNNPPLSHSFSPGSMSAYSLSSLNMSTLPRNMYPTSPRGTLMRRKAKKKDFKSSLSLASSTVGLAGQVVHTETTEVALLGDGIMGFGLQLQGGVFATETLSSPPLIAYIDPDSPAERCGILQIGDRILSINGVPTEDSTLEETNQLLRDSSITAQLTLEIEFDVAESVIPSSGTFHVKLPKKPGVELGITISSPSNRKPGDPLIISDIKKGSVAHRTGTLELGDKLLAIDNIRVESCSMEEAVQILQQCEELVKLKIRKDEDNSDEQEVSGNIIYTVELQRYGGPLGITISGTEEPFDPIIISSLSKGGLAERTGAIHVGDRILAINSSSLKGKPLSEAISLLQQAGETVTLKIKKQGDLSSPKSCMIGAGLGTGAGLVHEHQDGVDEPIVMVAPLSSQRVFSTLPSVDSAVESWDGSNMDSSFTAPAPPFQSSPYSFHEWRNAKTTNSQSASSARQRANPLSDLGLSDDDWDHPPLGGFTVGHDGTEPDQEENFWSQALEDLETCGQSGILRELEATIMSGSTLSLNHDPAPLRSTLGRQASFQERSNSKPQVTNRSNTLPSDPQRRAFAMRKMRQEVNEILNQNPVELHKLTLEKVSDLEDFGFSVSDGMLDRGVYVNNIRPGGPAERGGLRTYDRLLQINHVRTRDFDCCLVVPLIAESPNHLELVISRNPASSSLLANHTDGHSPQPIGSDMGPSEYSIGHEEDGGPIKWSQPGDGLGAGLGMGQVNNKSV; from the exons ATGAGGGGCCGTACGGCAAACACTCCGCCGGGTCGAGACCTCCAGATGGAGCGCTGGCCATCAGGAGGCAGAGCATACCAG ACGAGTTCCGGGGCTGCTCGGTGGTGGAGCTGATGAAGAAGGAGGGCACGACGCTCGGACTGACGGTCTCAGGCGGCATCGACAAAGACGGGAAGCCGCGGGTTTCAAACCTGCGACAGGGAGGCATCGCCGCCAG GAGCGACCAGCTGAACGTGGGCGACTACATCCGAGCCGTGAACGGCATCAACCTGTCCAAGTTCAGACACGACGAGATCATCAGTCTGCTGAAGAACGTCGGGGAGCGAGTCGTCCTGGAGGTCGAGTACGAGCTACCGCCGGTCT CGGTGCAGGGGTCAGGGGTCGTGTTCAAGAACGTAGAGGTCACGCTTCACAAAGACGGGAACAGCTTCGGCTTCGTCATCAGAG gtgggGCCCATGAAGACAGGAACAAGTCACGTCCAATCGTCATAACAACCATCAGGTCTGGCGGTCCGGCTGACAG agaaGGAACCGTGAAGCCGGGGGACCGGTTGCTCAGCATCGACGGGATCCGTCTCCATGGCAGCACGCTAACGGAGGGCATGAGCATCCTGAAGCAGTGCGGACAGGAAGCCACGCTGCTGCTGGAGTACGACGTCTCCGTAATGG ATTCGGTCGCCACGGCGTCGGGGCCGCTGCTGGTAGAGGTTGCCAAGGTGACGGGCTCCAGTCTGGGCGTGGCTCTGTCCACCTCCATGTTCTGCAGCAAGCAGGTCATCGTCATCGACAAGGTCAAACCAGCCAGCATAGCAGACAG ATGTGGTGCTCTACATGCAGGAGATCACATTCTGTCTGTTGACGGGAAGTCGATGGAGTTTTGTTCTCTggctgaagccactcagctgctttctgcctcctgtCAGACCGTCCGCATGGAGATCCTGCCTCAACACCAAGCCCGACCggccctgaacgcaccacagcACG TCAAGGTGCAGCGTAGTCCCCGCACCCTTCCATGGGAGACCGGAGGCTCCGCCCCCATCCTACCCCCCTACCACTACAACACGTACCACCCCGACCAATCAGCTTCCAGATCGCACAACCGCCATACAAACAACCCTC ctctcaGCCACTCGTTCTCTCCCGGCTCCATGTCGGCCTACAGTCTCTCGTCCCTCAACATGAGCACGCTGCCCCGGAACATGTATCCCACGAGTCCACGGGGCACGCTGATGAGGAGGAAGGCCAAGAAGAAGGACTTCAAGAGCTCCT tgTCTCTTGCGTCCAGCACAGTGGGTCTCGCCGGTCAGGTCGTTCACACAGAAACCACAGAGGTGGCGTTGCTAGGCGACGGCATCATGGGGTTTGGCCTGCAGCTTCAGGGCGGAGTCTTCGCCACGGAAACGCTCTCCTCGCCGCCGCTCATCGCCTACATCGACCCCGACAGCCCGGCGGAGAG atgtggtATCCTGCAGATCGGGGACAGGATCTTGTCCATAAATGGAGTTCCTACTGAAGACTCGACTCTGGAAGAAACCAATCAGCTGCTCAGAGACTCGTCCATCACGGCTCAGCTCACGCTGGAGATCGAGTTCGACGTTGCcg AGTCGGTCATTCCCAGTTCTGGAACGTTTCACGTGAAGCTGCCAAAGAAACCCGGAGTGGAGCTGGGGATCACCATCAGCT ctccGTCCAACAGGAAACCAGGTGACCCTCTGATCATCTCTGACATCAAGAAAGGCAGCGTagcacacag gacgGGGACCCTGGAGCTGGGGGACAAGCTGCTGGCCATCGATAACATCCGGGTGGAGAGCTGCTCGATGGAGGAAGCCGTTCAGATCCTTCAGCAATGTGAAGAACTCGTGAAGCTGAAGATCCGAAAAGACGAAGACAACTCTG ATGAACAAGAAGTCTCCGGTAACATCATCTACACGGTGGAGCTGCAGCGGTACGGAGGCCCGCTGGGAATCACCATCTCAGGCACCGAGGAGCCCTTTGACCCCATCATCATCTCCTCGCTGAGCAAGGGGGGGCTGGCCGAGAG gaccGGGGCGATCCATGTCGGGGACCGTATCCTGGCcatcaacagcagcagcctGAAGGGGAAACCTCTGAGCGAAGCCATCAGTCTGCTGCAACAAGCAGGAGAGACGGTCACACTGAAGATCAAGAAGCAGGGAGatt TGTCGAGCCCAAAGTCGTGTATGATTGGTGCAGGCCTTGGgacgggggcggggcttgtccACGAGCATCAGGACGGGGTGGACGAGCCCATCGTCATGGTGGCGCCTCTGTCGAGCCAGCGGGTGTTCAGCACGCTGCCGTCTGTGGACAGCGCCGTGGAGTCCTGGGACGGGTCCAACATGGACAGCAGCTTCACCGCGCCGG ctccGCCGTTTCAGTCGTCTCCGTACAGTTTCCACGAGTGGCGCAACGCCAAGACGAccaacagccaatcagcttCCTCCGCCCGCCAGCGAGCCAATCCGCTGTCAGATCTGGGCCTGAGCGACGACGACTGGGACCACCCACCGCTCGGAGG gtTCACTGTAGGACACGATGGGACAGAACCGGACCAGGAGGAGAACTTCTGGTCTCAGGCTCTGGAGGATCTGGAGACCTGCGGCCAGAGTGGCATCCTCCGAGAGCTGGAG GCAACCATCATGTCCGGCTCCACCCTCAGTCTGAACCATGACCCCGCCCCCCTGCGCAGCACGCTGGGACGCCAGGCGAGCTTCCAGGAACGCAGCAACTCCAAACCGCAG GTGACCAACCGTTCCAACACCTTGCCCTCTGACCCCCAGCGCCGAGCCTTCGCCATGAGGAAGATGAGGCAGGAAGTGAATGAGATCCTGAACCAGAACCCTGTGGAACTCCACAAG CTGACTCTGGAGAAGGTCTCCGATCTGGAGGACTTCGGGTTCAGTGTTTCTGACGGTATGTTGGACCGCGGCGTCTACGTCAACAACATCCGACCGGGGGGCCCGGCGGAGCGGGGCGGGCTCCGAACCTACGACCGACTACTACAG ATCAACCACGTGAGGACCCGGGACTTCGACTGCTGCCTCGTCGTCCCGCTGATCGCCGAGTCCCCGAACCATCTGGAGCTCGTCATCAGCCGAaaccccgcctcctcctcgctgctggCCAATCACACTGACGGCCACTCCCCTCAGCCAATCGGTAGCGATATGGGACCTTCGGAGTACTCGATTGGCCATGAAGAAGATGGCGGTCCGATCAAGTGGAGCCAACCGGGAGACGggctgggggcggggcttgggATGGGCCAGGTGAATAATAAATCCGTATAG